Proteins found in one Luteimonas chenhongjianii genomic segment:
- a CDS encoding single-stranded DNA-binding protein: MVGAAWPRAAVKAGEGGTVAELRIVVTDAWRDRAGERVEHTERLRIKAFSRDAENAGKFLRKGRLIIVEGKLRTEKWQADDGSDRYSTWIYAEPGGITWHGGRDHADTRREHQGRGATPAPTSPADADAPTNREEQFNDDDLPF; the protein is encoded by the coding sequence ATGGTGGGCGCAGCCTGGCCGCGGGCAGCGGTCAAGGCGGGCGAGGGCGGCACTGTTGCCGAGCTGCGCATTGTGGTGACCGACGCCTGGCGCGATCGTGCCGGCGAGCGCGTCGAGCACACCGAACGACTACGCATCAAGGCCTTCAGCCGCGACGCGGAGAACGCCGGCAAGTTCCTCAGGAAGGGACGGCTGATCATCGTCGAAGGCAAGTTGCGCACCGAGAAATGGCAGGCCGACGACGGCAGCGATCGCTACTCGACGTGGATCTATGCCGAGCCGGGCGGCATCACGTGGCACGGCGGCCGGGACCACGCGGACACACGGCGCGAGCATCAGGGCAGGGGAGCGACACCTGCCCCGACCTCGCCCGCGGATGCGGACGCACCGACCAACCGCGAGGAGCAGTTCAATGATGACGACCTGCCGTTCTGA
- a CDS encoding YeiH family protein, producing MATTTEPTSAAPPPSGWSELWRKEDWWAIWIGLSIVAAACILFWNGSSLRWLAVVPPEWSHISQVADDLARNWVRYLALYLFWLAVFSLALAAVGQKLRAFVPAFTLLYIAAYVIFVIGRWEEATHYNMEAPLVALLLGLVLANTVGLPRQLDAGFRGEFYVKTGIVLLGATLPLSLIALAGPVAILQASTVSIVTFGVIYWTAKRFGLDRRFAAILGVGGATCGVSAAIAVAGAVGAKKEDTAVTITIVVLWALVMIFTLPIASRALLLPTGVAGAWIGTSEFADAAGIAAAHAYGGYAGKIPGITGTADQALHAFTLVKVVGRDLWIGIWAVGLAIVATTRWETQPAGSAPDAREVWRRFPKFVIGLFVASAIITAITASYSLADYERIVAPGLTGPIKDLRSWTFIFCFFSIGLTTRFRDLAAAGPKPFAAFTVGVAVNVSIGFLLSAYVFGKHWATLGQ from the coding sequence ATGGCGACCACAACCGAGCCGACTTCTGCCGCTCCTCCGCCATCCGGCTGGAGCGAGCTGTGGCGCAAAGAGGACTGGTGGGCGATCTGGATCGGGCTCTCGATCGTCGCTGCGGCCTGCATCCTCTTCTGGAACGGCAGCAGCCTGCGCTGGCTGGCTGTGGTGCCGCCGGAATGGAGCCATATCTCGCAGGTGGCCGACGACCTTGCGCGCAACTGGGTGCGCTACCTGGCGCTGTACCTGTTCTGGCTGGCCGTTTTTTCGCTCGCGCTCGCAGCCGTCGGCCAGAAACTGCGGGCGTTCGTCCCGGCATTCACGCTGCTCTACATCGCCGCCTATGTGATCTTCGTGATCGGTCGGTGGGAGGAGGCCACCCACTACAACATGGAGGCGCCGCTCGTCGCGCTGCTGCTGGGCCTTGTCCTGGCCAACACGGTCGGATTGCCGCGCCAACTCGATGCCGGGTTCCGCGGCGAGTTCTACGTCAAGACCGGGATCGTCCTCTTGGGCGCCACCTTGCCGCTTTCGCTGATCGCGCTCGCCGGGCCGGTCGCGATCCTGCAGGCCTCGACGGTGTCGATCGTGACCTTCGGCGTCATCTACTGGACCGCCAAGCGTTTCGGCCTCGATCGGCGTTTTGCCGCGATCCTGGGGGTGGGGGGCGCGACATGCGGGGTTTCGGCGGCAATCGCCGTCGCCGGGGCGGTCGGCGCGAAGAAGGAGGATACCGCGGTCACCATCACCATCGTCGTGCTCTGGGCACTGGTGATGATCTTCACCCTTCCGATTGCCAGCCGCGCGCTCCTGCTTCCGACGGGTGTGGCAGGAGCATGGATCGGCACGTCCGAATTCGCCGATGCGGCCGGAATCGCCGCAGCCCATGCCTATGGCGGCTATGCCGGCAAGATCCCGGGGATCACGGGCACGGCGGATCAGGCCCTGCACGCCTTCACCCTGGTCAAGGTGGTCGGCCGCGACCTCTGGATCGGCATCTGGGCCGTGGGTCTCGCGATCGTGGCGACGACCCGCTGGGAGACGCAGCCGGCGGGCAGCGCACCTGACGCGCGTGAGGTGTGGAGGCGCTTCCCGAAGTTCGTGATCGGCCTGTTCGTGGCCTCTGCGATCATCACCGCGATTACCGCGTCCTACAGCCTTGCGGACTATGAGCGTATCGTCGCGCCGGGCTTGACCGGGCCGATCAAGGACCTGCGGAGCTGGACCTTCATCTTCTGCTTCTTCAGCATCGGCCTCACGACCCGGTTCCGCGACCTGGCCGCCGCCGGCCCGAAGCCGTTCGCGGCGTTCACCGTCGGGGTAGCCGTCAACGTATCGATCGGGTTCCTGCTGTCGGCCTATGTCTTTGGCAAGCATTGGGCGACGCTCGGGCAATGA